The proteins below are encoded in one region of Citrobacter enshiensis:
- a CDS encoding peroxiredoxin — protein sequence MVLVTRQAPDFTAAAVLGSGEIVENFNFKQHTNGKTTVLFFWPMDFTFVCPSELIAFDKRYEEFQKRGVEVVGVSFDSEFVHNAWRNTPVDKGGIGAVKYAMVADIKREIQKAYGIEHPEAGVALRGSFLIDANGVVRHQVVNDLPLGRNIDEMLRMVDALQFHEEHGDVCPAQWEKGKEGMNASPDGVAKYLTENVSSL from the coding sequence ATGGTACTGGTTACTCGTCAGGCTCCGGATTTCACAGCAGCTGCGGTACTGGGTAGCGGTGAGATTGTTGAAAACTTCAACTTCAAACAGCACACCAACGGTAAAACAACCGTTCTGTTCTTCTGGCCGATGGATTTCACCTTCGTTTGCCCATCAGAACTGATCGCGTTCGACAAACGTTACGAAGAATTCCAGAAGCGCGGCGTTGAAGTGGTTGGCGTTTCTTTTGACTCTGAATTTGTCCACAACGCATGGCGTAACACCCCTGTCGACAAAGGCGGCATCGGTGCAGTGAAATACGCAATGGTTGCTGACATCAAACGCGAAATCCAGAAAGCCTACGGCATCGAGCACCCGGAAGCAGGCGTGGCGCTGCGTGGTTCTTTCCTGATCGACGCGAACGGCGTTGTTCGCCATCAGGTGGTTAACGACCTGCCGCTGGGTCGTAACATCGACGAAATGCTGCGTATGGTTGACGCGCTGCAGTTCCACGAAGAGCACGGTGATGTTTGCCCGGCGCAGTGGGAAAAAGGGAAAGAAGGTATGAACGCCTCTCCGGACGGCGTTGCAAAATACCTGACCGAAAACGTCTCCAGCCTGTAA